The genomic window GGGCGAGCTCGTGCAGTCGCTGCGACGCGACTTCGGCGGAGCGGTCATCGCCAACTCGGGCTTCGGCGTCGTGACGACGCGCGAAGAGGCCGGCGCGCTCGTCGACGACGACATCGCCGACGCGGTCGCGATCGGCCGGCCGTACATCGCGAACCCCGACCTGGTCGAGCGCTGGGATCGCGGGGCGGAGCTCAACGCGGTCGACGAGGCCACCGTCTACACCGGCGGCGCCTCCGGATACACCGACTACCCGCGGCTGAGCGCCTGAGCCGGGTCGGCTAGAAGAAGTCGGGCGAGGGCGTCGAGGCGTACCGGATCGACACGTCCGCGTGGCGGTCGAACCGGTACCCCGCGCCCCGCACGGTGCGCACGATGTCCTCGTAGCCCTCGAGCTTCGCGCGCAGGCGGCGCACGTGCACGTCGATCGTGCGCTCGTTGGGCACGTCGTCGCCTTCGGCCGCATCGGCCCACAGCGCGCTGATGAGCTCGGCCCGCTCGACGGTGCGACCCTCGCGCAGCACCAGGTACTGCAGCAGCTCGAACTCCTTGTACGTGAGCGGCGAGGTCTCGCCGTCGAGCACGACCCGCTTGCGCGAGATGTCGATCACGACGCCCTCGACGGGCTTCTCGGGGGCGGGCTCGGTGCGGCGGTAGCGGGCGAGCGCCGCGGGATCCTGCAGGGCGAGGCGCACGACGTCGACATCGCGCCCGCCCGCGCCCGCGGGAGCGAGGGCGACGGCGGCGTGGGTCTCGGCGCCCGGCGCGAGATCGGCGGCGACGCGCTTGAGCTCGCTCACGAGCCGGCCGAGGTCGATGCCGGCGGCGGCCGCCTTCTTCTCGTCGAGGCCGACGTAGAGCACGAAGCCGCGCGCCTCGGTGCCCTCGGGCACGGCGCGCAGGCGCGGGTTCTGCCCCGGAGCGGTCGCGGCCGGGCCCGCCGGCGGCGCGGGGCGGAGCCCGGGAGCGGGCGAGCGGTGGGGAGCACGGGTGTCGAGTGCGGCGAGAGACATGGTCGAGATGCTTTCTGCGGAGTCGAACGGCTCGTCGCGCGCAGAGGCGACGGGGTTCGGCAGCGGTGATGCGGCGGGATGCGCGGCAGAGGTCGACGGGGTCGGCCCCGCCTCGGGGAGCTCAGCGGCGTCGCGGTCGGTCATGATGACGGAACGGCGGTCAGCGGCAGCTCGAGCGAGGGGCGGGTCACGCCGGCATTCGACACGACGACTCGGCGTGCGTCGGCATCATCATGCCGACGATCCCGGGGGCCTCGAAGGAGGTCGGGGAGTACGCGGAGACGGTCATGCGGCCAGTATCCTCGCGCGATGACGACGGGGTCAAGTCGCCTCGGCGCCGCGCTGCAACACGGCGCAACACGGCGAGGGCTCCCACCGGCTGAGGGGATGCCCCGCCGGGGCCGGGCGTCGAGGCCCTAGTGCACCGTGCCGTACAGGCGGTCGCCTGCGTCGCCGAGGCCCGGAACGATGTAGCCGTGCTCGTTGAGCTTCTCGTCGAGCGCGCCGAGCACGATCGTCACGTCGCGGCCCTCGACGGCCTTCTCGATCGCCGCGAGGCCCTCGGGCGCGGCGAGGATGCAGACGCAGGTGACGTCCTGCGCGCCGCGCGCGAAGAGGTACTCGATGGCCGACAGCAGCGAGCCGCCGGTGGCGAGCATGGGGTCGAGCACGAAGCACTGGCGGTTCGACAGGTCGTCGGGAAGGCGCTCGGCGTAGACGCTCGGCTCGAGGGTCTCCTCGTTGCGCACCATGCCGAGGAACCCGACCTCGGCGCTCGGCATGAGCTTGACCATGCCCTCGAGCATTCCGAGCCCGGCGCGCAGGATGGGCACGACGAGCGGCCGCGGCTCGCTGATCGCCACGCCCGTGGTCTGGGTCACGGGTGTCTGGATGGTGACCTCCTCGACGCGCACGTCCCGCGTGGCCTCGTAGGCCAGCAGCGTGACGAGCTCCTCGGTGAGGGCCCGGAACGTGGGCGACGGCGTGTTCTCGTCGCGGAGCACCGTGAGCTTGTGGGTGATCAGAGGGTGGTCGGCAACATGCACTCGCATAGGCTCAATCTAACGGAGGATGCCATGACCGCAGTGCGCGAGATCGACCGCGCGGCCATGCGCGAGGCGCTC from Microcella daejeonensis includes these protein-coding regions:
- a CDS encoding winged helix-turn-helix domain-containing protein; this encodes MSLAALDTRAPHRSPAPGLRPAPPAGPAATAPGQNPRLRAVPEGTEARGFVLYVGLDEKKAAAAGIDLGRLVSELKRVAADLAPGAETHAAVALAPAGAGGRDVDVVRLALQDPAALARYRRTEPAPEKPVEGVVIDISRKRVVLDGETSPLTYKEFELLQYLVLREGRTVERAELISALWADAAEGDDVPNERTIDVHVRRLRAKLEGYEDIVRTVRGAGYRFDRHADVSIRYASTPSPDFF
- the upp gene encoding uracil phosphoribosyltransferase, encoding MRVHVADHPLITHKLTVLRDENTPSPTFRALTEELVTLLAYEATRDVRVEEVTIQTPVTQTTGVAISEPRPLVVPILRAGLGMLEGMVKLMPSAEVGFLGMVRNEETLEPSVYAERLPDDLSNRQCFVLDPMLATGGSLLSAIEYLFARGAQDVTCVCILAAPEGLAAIEKAVEGRDVTIVLGALDEKLNEHGYIVPGLGDAGDRLYGTVH